In Thermofilum pendens Hrk 5, the sequence CTCCGAGCTCGCCAGCTCGTCAATCTTCTCCCTCAGTATCCCGAAGATGTTTTCGAGCTCCTCCTTGCTCCGCCTTTCAAGGTTCTCCGTGGACAACACGTAGAGAGTCACCGTGACAACCCCGAGGTCGTAGCACCAGTCGAGAACTTCGTCGACCTTCTCTGCCCCGAACCTGTGCCCCATCCAGGGCGGAAAGCCGCGTCGGCGCGCCCACCTCCTGTTGCCGTCGAGGATAAACGCTACGTGCCTTGGTATCTCTCCTCCTCTAACCTCGCGGTCCAACAGGTACTCGTATAGCCTGTATACGCCCAGCCTCTCGGCAAGCCTCCGCCACATTCCTACCACTCGTGTACACATCGTTAACTATATACACCCTCCTAGGCGGAAAAATACCGTGTACTATAAAAATGTGATAGCGAGACCTTTCCCGGACCCCGAGAGCCTTGTAGAAGAGGTTTCTAGGATAATCGACCACACGAACCTTAGGCCCGAGGCTTCAGAAAAGGAGCTTGAGAAGACTTGTAGGGAGGCCGTTGACTACGGCTTCTACGCGTGCTGTGTACCCGGTTTCTTCGTAGAGAAGGCTGTGAAGATAGTCGACGGCGCTGCAAAGGTAGTGACTGTCGCCGGCTTCCCCCACGGGAACTCGCCCAGGGCCGTCAAAGTGGCTGAAGTGAAGGCGGCTTTCGAGAAGGGGGCCGACGAGGTAGACGTCGTCGTAAATATCTCCTTGGTGAAGAGTGGCCTCTTGGAGGAGGCGGTGTCCGAGGTGCAGGAGATACTCGACGTCGCTAACGAGTCCGGGGGAGTCTTGAAGGTGATTCTCGAGACGGGCTACTTAACAGCGGAGGAGGTGTACAG encodes:
- the deoC gene encoding deoxyribose-phosphate aldolase, translating into MYYKNVIARPFPDPESLVEEVSRIIDHTNLRPEASEKELEKTCREAVDYGFYACCVPGFFVEKAVKIVDGAAKVVTVAGFPHGNSPRAVKVAEVKAAFEKGADEVDVVVNISLVKSGLLEEAVSEVQEILDVANESGGVLKVILETGYLTAEEVYRLGRELARIGVHFLKTSTGFGPRGATPEDILVMRRAVEGTRTKLKAAGGIRTGLQALFFYLLGVERIGTSSSLQIVNDLRALKELLH